A single genomic interval of Armigeres subalbatus isolate Guangzhou_Male chromosome 1, GZ_Asu_2, whole genome shotgun sequence harbors:
- the LOC134207617 gene encoding uncharacterized protein F54F2.9, with protein MMTKKTLLAVVMMLAGMLSCAAAHGWGSDDMEVFDLVEEVNENFYSLMQINPNATNQEIKRAFRTLSVVLHPDKNDAEDANIKFRNLVSVYEVLKDSGKREKYDRVLKEGLPNWKSALYYYRRMRKVGLAEGLALLVVIISVIQYATAWAAYAEKKYTAEQIFGSKLKKLQKKNKTNVDIDTILSEIPTPSIWNILPFQIPVWTYKTVTGTPGAIKSAINFYAEQKKAEEERKQLEKEEEELLRKQEEDRAKLKEDRNLRKRNKKFVAPEKTDEELAAYTQSIIKPSANNTKNAKAKPVVSGGLWTEDDLMELVRLVKKYPGGTTDRWEIIAELMGRAVSEVTYMAAKMKETAFKVPGQAESVAETIMQEATKQKIKTKKTEPGGGPAETSANWSQAQQAALESAIQQYPKSGSSDRWQKIANSVPGKTKEECMTRYKYLVELVKKQKEEKVREAAPALSEEPQECPATEEPTGEERIEQPKPKAKGKKAKKQADDNDAEVVDDDAVESSAGADKQKGGKAKNKRRERKKAVEYYSYEDSGEDAGTDPGEI; from the exons ATGATGACTAAGAAGACACTGCTGGCGGTGGTGATGATGCTGGCAGGAATGCTCTCCTGTGCGGCGGCTCACGGTTGGGGATCGGACGATATGGAAGTTTTCGATTTGGTCGAGGAGGTCAACGAGAACTTTTACTCGCTGATGCAGATCAATCCG AACGCAACCAACCAGGAAATTAAGCGAGCGTTCCGAACCCTATCGGTGGTATTGCATCCGGACAAAAACGATGCCGAGGATGCGAATATCAAGTTCCGGAACCTGGTTTCGGTGTACGAGGTGCTGAAGGACTCCGGCAAGAGGGAGAAATACGATCGGGTGCTGAAGGAGGGACTGCCGAACTGGAAGTCGGCGCTGTATTACTACCGGCGAATGCGGAAGGTTGGGCTGGCGGAAGGATTGGCCCTTCTGGTGGTCATCATCTCGGTAATTCAGTATGCTACGGCGTGGGCAGCGTACGCCGAGAAGAAATATACCGCG GAACAAATCTTCGGTAGCAAACTTAAGAAGCTGCAGAAAAAGAATAAAACTAATGTAGACATCGACACAATACTGAGCGAGATACCCACACCCAGCATCTGGAACATACTTCCGTTCCAGATTCCGGTGTGGACCTACAAGACGGTGACTGGAACTCCAGGTGCAATCAAGTCGGCGATAAATTTCTATGCGGAGCAAAAGAAGGCCGAGGAGGAACGCAAGCAATT ggaaaaggaagaggaagagttGCTACgcaaacaagaggaagacagaGCCAAACTGAAGGAGGATCGCAACCTGCGCAAACGCAACAAGAAGTTCGTGGCACCGGAAAAGACCGACGAAGAGCTCGCTGCCTACACGCAAAGCATCATCAAGCCGTCCGCCAACAACACCAAAAATGCCAAAGCCAAACCGGTGGTCAGCGGCGGTCTCTGGACCGAGGACGACCTCATGGAGCTGGTTCGTTTGGTCAAAAAATACCCCGGCGGTACGACCGATCGGTGGGAAATCATTGCCGAACTGATGGGACGGGCCGTCTCCGAGGTGACCTACATGGCGGCCAAGATGAAGGAGACCGCCTTCAAGGTGCCCGGCCAGGCGGAAAGCGTTGCGGAAACTATCATGCAGGAGGCCACCAAACAGAAGATAAAAACCAAAAAGACTGAACCCGGCGGTGGACCCGCCGAAACATCCGCCAACTGGTCGCAAGCGCAACAAGCTGCTCTGGAATCAGCCATTCAGCAATATCCCAAGAGTGGCTCTTCGGACCGGTGGCAGAAGATTGCCAACAGTGTCCCGGGAAAAACCAAGGAAGAGTGCATGACGCGGTACAAATATCTGGTGGAGCTCGTCAAGAAGCAAAAGGAGGAAAAAGTACGGGAGGCAGCTCCCGCCTTATCCGAGGAACCGCAAGAATGCCCAGCAACGGAGGAACCAACCGGCGAGGAGCGAATAGAACAGCCCAAGCCAAAGGCAAAGGGCAAGAAGGCGAAAAAACAGGCTGATGATAACGACGCAGAGGTGGTCGACGACGATGCAGTTGAATCATCGGCAGGGGCTGATAAGCAGAAGGGAGGCAAGGCGAAAAACAAACGACGCGAGCGGAAGAAGGCTGTCGAGTACTACAGTTACGAAGATTCGGGCGAGGACGCCGGTACCGATCCGGGTGAGATTTAG